The window ATGCACCCCGACGAGGCCGCCCGCCTCATCCACCAGGGCGACCTTGATGGCCGTGGAACCGATGTCCAGCCCGGCGAAGTAGTTCATGCCGCCTTCCGCCTGCGTGTCTTCATGGACTCGATGAAGGCCTCGATGCGGGTGGACAACTGGCCCATGTCGTCCAGGCTGTAGTCGGTCTCGACGTAGAGCATGGCGACGCCCGCCTTGTTGAGGGCTTCGGCGACGCTGCGCTGTTCCATCTCATAGACCTGGCATCCGGCGAAGGATTGATACACCACGCCGTCGACGGCGAAGCTCCTGGCCAGCTCCAGCAATCGCCGGATGCGATCCTCGTTGTTGGTGAAGATCGGGCAGGTGCAGGGCTTGAGGTATTTGTCGGCCAGGCTGTCGACCATGTCGTTGAGCAACCATTCGTCGACGGAGGTCATGTCGTAGAGCATGCGATTGGCGGAGCAGGTCTCGTCGGCCACCACCACGCCGCCGGCCTGCTCGATCAGCAAGGGCAGCTTGAGGTTGGGGAAGATCGGCGGCGAGCCAGTGAACAAGATGCGCGGCGCCTTCTTCTGCGCTGCGCAGAAGCCGTCTTTCTCCCGCCGGGCCAGTTCGGCGTTGAGTTTTTCCACCGCCTCGGTCCAGCGGTCGATGTCGTCGAAGAAGTAGGCGTTGGTGACCAGGAACGCGTCCTTGCCGAGCACCAGCGAGGGCGCCTTGCGGCGGAAGTTGTGCAGGGTGCGGAACGCGGCCTGGGCGCGGCCGGTCCTGGCCATGGCCGCCGTCAGGTTCTTTTTCGTCAGTTTATTGCCGGTCAGGCTGCGCAGTCGCAGCGCGAACTCCCGCACCGAACGCTGCCAATAGACCCGCGACTGTTCGCTTTCCTTGGAGGGAGGCAGTTCCAGGTCGTAGACCGCATGTCCCATCGCCGCCATCATCGCGCCGGCCTTCTTCTTCTGGTCGCAGGTCGTGGGGTTGACGATCAGGTCGAGCTTGCCGATCCTGGGGATCGCATTCTCCGAACTCAGCATGCCCAGCGTGGCCTTGACCAGCGAGCAGGACTTGGCCGGCATGAAGTCGGCGCCGATCTGGTCGTAATGATAGGAACCGTTGCACAAGCGCACGGGCGTCGCGCCCATGGCGTAGATCAATTCCTCCGGGGCGTGGATGCAGGTGGTGCCCACCCGCACGCCTGTCCGCTCCATGGGTTCCCCCTGGCACCAGGCGCGGCGGAAGAGGTCGTAGAAATAGGCCATCGCCGCCGGGTTGTCGTCGAAGTCGTCGACGATG is drawn from Candidatus Nitricoxidivorans perseverans and contains these coding sequences:
- a CDS encoding double-cubane-cluster-containing anaerobic reductase; this encodes MNSQNAKPVALPYNRTRQAREAETMLDRIVDDFDDNPAAMAYFYDLFRRAWCQGEPMERTGVRVGTTCIHAPEELIYAMGATPVRLCNGSYHYDQIGADFMPAKSCSLVKATLGMLSSENAIPRIGKLDLIVNPTTCDQKKKAGAMMAAMGHAVYDLELPPSKESEQSRVYWQRSVREFALRLRSLTGNKLTKKNLTAAMARTGRAQAAFRTLHNFRRKAPSLVLGKDAFLVTNAYFFDDIDRWTEAVEKLNAELARREKDGFCAAQKKAPRILFTGSPPIFPNLKLPLLIEQAGGVVVADETCSANRMLYDMTSVDEWLLNDMVDSLADKYLKPCTCPIFTNNEDRIRRLLELARSFAVDGVVYQSFAGCQVYEMEQRSVAEALNKAGVAMLYVETDYSLDDMGQLSTRIEAFIESMKTRRRKAA